The Paenibacillus tianjinensis genome has a window encoding:
- a CDS encoding ABC transporter ATP-binding protein: MEEIDEVEDERRIVLEVLIDEAGYEAGDKRVSDISFQVRQGELLGLIGPNGAGKSTTIKTLLGLLKHAKAKVTIGGENKSYAYVPEQPVFYEDLTLWEHLDLAAAAYGLPYDKFEATAGKLLVQFGMDHVRDDLPAGFSKGMKQKMMLMLGFLVQPDVYIVDEPFIGLDPRATKDFLRLLEAERQRGAGVLMSTHVLDTAEKICDSFVLISGGRMTATGTLEEIRDIADLPEGSLFDCFDELT, from the coding sequence ATGGAAGAGATAGATGAAGTGGAGGACGAAAGGAGAATCGTACTGGAGGTTCTCATTGATGAAGCCGGATATGAAGCGGGGGATAAGCGGGTATCAGACATATCGTTCCAGGTCCGGCAGGGGGAGCTGCTGGGATTGATTGGTCCGAACGGGGCCGGGAAAAGCACGACGATCAAAACGCTGCTCGGTCTGCTCAAGCATGCCAAAGCCAAGGTAACGATTGGCGGAGAGAACAAGTCCTACGCCTATGTGCCGGAACAGCCTGTGTTCTATGAGGATCTGACACTCTGGGAGCATCTGGATCTGGCAGCTGCCGCGTACGGACTGCCCTATGACAAGTTCGAGGCAACCGCAGGGAAGCTTTTGGTGCAATTCGGGATGGACCATGTGCGCGACGACCTGCCGGCAGGCTTCTCCAAGGGCATGAAGCAAAAGATGATGCTGATGCTCGGGTTTCTGGTCCAGCCGGATGTGTACATCGTGGATGAGCCGTTTATCGGACTTGATCCCCGGGCCACGAAGGATTTCCTTCGTCTATTGGAGGCGGAGCGGCAACGCGGTGCAGGCGTGCTCATGTCTACACATGTGCTGGATACCGCTGAGAAAATCTGCGACAGCTTCGTGCTGATATCCGGAGGGAGAATGACAGCAACAGGCACATTGGAGGAGATCCGCGACATCGCGGATTTGCCGGAGGGGTCGTTGTTTGATTGCTTCGACGAATTGACATGA